In Longibacter salinarum, a single window of DNA contains:
- a CDS encoding protein phosphatase 2C domain-containing protein: MLPISAHGTTFPGRRDVNQDDVLHCYPGPNAFFFAVADGMGGVAGGQIASKTALSTAEQFLTERFDYEVDVADLKDILAEMYERAQASIRDVTEEDPSLEGMGTTLTCVLGFQDHFVVGNLGDSRVYYLNGELIEQITEDHSYLQEFKNKAGNENLDPQFVAQYGHIINKTLDGSGDEPDFFPKENPAYRLDGHDGFLLCSDGLIVDKLKEQEQLFKSYMLGTPDLQTAAESLVSLAYYSGSTDNISVVLAEAGSLQRELGRVRTYPFPPKQQEHA, translated from the coding sequence ATGCTCCCAATTTCTGCGCACGGAACGACGTTCCCCGGACGCCGGGATGTAAATCAGGATGACGTTTTACATTGTTACCCAGGCCCGAACGCGTTCTTCTTTGCCGTCGCCGACGGAATGGGGGGCGTTGCAGGCGGACAGATCGCGAGCAAGACGGCTCTCTCCACGGCTGAGCAGTTTTTAACAGAGCGATTTGATTACGAGGTCGACGTTGCAGACCTGAAGGACATTCTCGCGGAAATGTATGAGCGAGCACAGGCCTCCATCCGCGACGTTACCGAGGAGGATCCCTCTCTCGAAGGTATGGGCACGACGCTCACCTGTGTTCTTGGCTTTCAAGATCACTTTGTCGTCGGCAATCTCGGAGACTCGCGCGTTTACTACCTGAACGGCGAGCTCATCGAGCAGATTACTGAAGATCACTCGTACCTCCAGGAGTTTAAGAACAAGGCCGGCAACGAAAACCTGGATCCGCAGTTCGTCGCGCAGTACGGTCACATTATCAACAAAACGCTCGACGGGAGTGGTGACGAGCCGGACTTTTTTCCGAAAGAAAACCCAGCCTATCGCCTGGATGGTCACGACGGGTTCCTTCTCTGTTCGGACGGCTTAATCGTCGACAAATTGAAGGAGCAAGAGCAACTGTTTAAGTCATACATGCTCGGCACACCCGACCTTCAGACCGCGGCCGAATCTCTCGTTTCCCTTGCCTATTATTCCGGCTCGACCGACAACATTTCCGTTGTACTTGCGGAGGCTGGCAGCCTACAGCGCGAGCTTGGCCGGGTGCGCACCTATCCGTTCCCTCCGAAGCAGCAGGAGCACGCGTAA
- the groL gene encoding chaperonin GroEL (60 kDa chaperone family; promotes refolding of misfolded polypeptides especially under stressful conditions; forms two stacked rings of heptamers to form a barrel-shaped 14mer; ends can be capped by GroES; misfolded proteins enter the barrel where they are refolded when GroES binds) — translation MSKQILFDAPAREALKRGVDTLANAVKVTLGPKGRNVILEKSFGSPVVTKDGVTVAKEIELENHVENIGAQMLKEVASKTSDVAGDGTTTATVLAQAIINTGLKNVTAGASPMDLKRGIDAAVRAVVADLHKQSREISGKNEIAQVAMISANNDAEIGDLIADAFDKVGKDGVITVEEAKGLDTHLDVVEGMQFDRGYLSPYFVTNSETMEVVLEDAAILMVEKKISSMKDLLPILEKVAQSDQPLLIIAENVEGEALATLVVNRLRGTLKVAAVKAPGFGDRRKAMLEDIAVLTGGTVISEEKGYRLENATLGYLGSAKRIVITKDNTTLVDGAGEQDQIAGRVNQIKQQIESSTSDYDREKLQERLAKLSGGVAVLKIGAATEPEMKETKARVEDALHATRAAVEEGVLPGGGIAYLRTLASLENIEVENEDQRTGVDIIRHALEAPLRQIAQNAGFEGSIVVQNVLENDGDYGFNARTDTYGQLLSEGVIDPTKVTRSALENAASIASLLLTTESIVARVPSKNKNGGGAGMGDFDMDF, via the coding sequence ATGTCGAAGCAAATACTTTTTGATGCTCCGGCGCGCGAAGCCCTCAAGCGGGGTGTAGATACGCTCGCCAATGCCGTTAAAGTCACCCTCGGCCCGAAAGGCCGCAATGTCATTCTCGAGAAGTCGTTCGGCTCTCCCGTCGTCACCAAAGATGGTGTGACTGTGGCCAAGGAGATCGAACTCGAGAATCATGTCGAGAACATCGGTGCACAAATGCTGAAGGAGGTCGCCTCCAAAACCTCCGACGTAGCCGGTGACGGCACGACGACAGCGACCGTTCTCGCCCAGGCCATCATCAACACTGGACTCAAGAACGTCACGGCAGGTGCCAGTCCGATGGACCTCAAGCGGGGCATCGATGCCGCCGTGCGGGCCGTGGTCGCCGACCTCCACAAGCAGTCGCGGGAGATCTCCGGCAAGAATGAAATCGCTCAGGTCGCCATGATCTCAGCAAACAACGACGCTGAAATTGGAGACCTCATTGCTGACGCCTTCGACAAAGTCGGGAAGGACGGTGTCATCACGGTTGAGGAAGCGAAAGGACTGGACACGCACCTCGACGTCGTCGAAGGTATGCAGTTCGACCGCGGCTATCTGTCCCCCTACTTCGTCACGAACTCGGAGACGATGGAGGTCGTGCTCGAAGATGCTGCCATCCTCATGGTCGAGAAGAAGATCTCGTCGATGAAAGACCTTCTGCCGATTCTCGAGAAGGTTGCACAATCCGACCAGCCGCTTCTCATCATCGCCGAGAACGTCGAGGGCGAAGCGCTGGCCACGCTCGTTGTGAACCGGCTCCGTGGCACGCTCAAAGTAGCCGCCGTCAAGGCGCCGGGCTTTGGCGATCGACGCAAGGCCATGCTCGAAGACATCGCCGTCCTCACGGGCGGAACGGTGATCTCCGAAGAGAAAGGCTATCGCCTCGAGAACGCCACGCTCGGTTACCTGGGCTCGGCGAAGCGCATCGTCATCACGAAGGACAACACGACGCTCGTCGATGGAGCCGGTGAGCAGGACCAGATCGCAGGGCGGGTCAACCAGATCAAGCAGCAGATCGAGTCGTCGACATCTGACTACGATCGCGAGAAACTGCAGGAGCGTCTCGCGAAGCTCTCCGGTGGCGTCGCTGTCCTTAAGATCGGCGCCGCGACGGAACCCGAGATGAAAGAGACGAAGGCCCGCGTCGAAGATGCCCTCCACGCGACTCGCGCAGCGGTCGAGGAAGGGGTTCTCCCGGGCGGAGGCATCGCCTACCTTCGCACCCTCGCCTCGCTCGAGAACATAGAGGTTGAGAACGAAGATCAGCGGACGGGAGTCGACATCATCCGGCACGCACTCGAGGCTCCGCTCCGCCAGATTGCACAGAATGCTGGATTTGAAGGCTCGATCGTCGTCCAGAACGTGCTCGAGAACGACGGCGACTACGGCTTCAACGCCCGGACGGACACCTACGGACAGCTACTGTCCGAAGGTGTGATCGACCCGACGAAGGTGACCCGTTCCGCTCTCGAAAATGCGGCGTCGATCGCCAGCCTCCTCCTCACGACCGAGTCCATCGTGGCCCGCGTTCCATCGAAAAACAAGAACGGCGGCGGAGCCGGCATGGGCGACTTCGACATGGACTTTTAG
- a CDS encoding BamA/TamA family outer membrane protein: MERRRRIPRLGWALVVAFILITVPVSDVAAHDEPGARAGPSPTVSYAFVDADTSDVDPHPNAVPYRTNRSIWVHLLSAPSYALYGVTRPLGWGVKYLEREFPTLFEPRLPVRGALPIVELGGPVGIQGGVALFDQNLWGVGHDARVSALYGSRSRYEVQLDYGLGSALGSRTDLSFSADFFTHPERRYFLRGNRADKKDETRYFTRQFASRITLGLQPINKLSGDIQFAYTRSQNKAADGELGARLPTTLPGLDRITNLLSARTSWSVDFTGRTEARTVRGTRFTVEGELTNDLNGSTFRYVRYAAEVQQYVPLVVLPPTRRLALRLRLDKVEPVRGGAAVPFFRLPGIGGQSTVRSLVFDRFVEEGAIVANAEYHYPIWNRMDAVVFVDAGQVFNEFEMIALDRFHVGYGAGVRVLRGGDLAFRLDVATGEEGVRAILTVNKTF, from the coding sequence GTGGAGCGCAGGCGCCGGATCCCACGTCTGGGGTGGGCACTCGTGGTGGCGTTCATCCTGATCACCGTACCGGTGTCGGACGTTGCAGCGCACGACGAGCCCGGGGCTCGGGCTGGCCCGTCCCCCACCGTTTCCTATGCGTTCGTGGATGCCGACACGTCGGACGTCGATCCTCACCCTAACGCGGTTCCGTATCGTACCAACCGAAGCATCTGGGTGCATTTGCTCTCGGCGCCATCGTACGCGCTTTACGGGGTCACGCGCCCGCTGGGATGGGGCGTGAAGTACCTCGAACGTGAGTTCCCGACCCTGTTCGAGCCGAGACTGCCCGTTCGGGGGGCGCTACCAATCGTTGAACTGGGAGGACCGGTTGGCATTCAGGGTGGTGTCGCCCTTTTCGACCAGAACCTGTGGGGCGTTGGACATGACGCGCGGGTCTCTGCGCTTTACGGCTCAAGAAGCCGCTACGAGGTGCAGCTAGACTATGGACTCGGGTCAGCGCTCGGTTCGCGCACGGACCTGTCGTTCAGCGCAGACTTTTTTACACATCCGGAGCGCCGCTACTTTCTGCGTGGAAATCGCGCGGATAAGAAGGATGAGACGCGCTACTTCACCCGGCAGTTTGCCTCTCGCATCACGCTGGGACTGCAGCCGATCAACAAACTTTCGGGCGACATTCAGTTCGCATACACACGCTCCCAGAACAAAGCTGCCGACGGAGAGCTTGGTGCGAGACTTCCGACGACGCTTCCCGGACTCGATCGAATCACGAACCTCCTGTCGGCCCGGACCTCGTGGAGTGTCGACTTCACCGGGCGGACGGAAGCGCGCACCGTCCGCGGGACACGGTTTACGGTGGAGGGTGAGCTAACGAATGATCTGAATGGTAGCACCTTTCGCTACGTCCGATATGCAGCCGAGGTGCAGCAATACGTTCCACTGGTCGTGCTACCCCCTACGCGTCGCCTCGCGCTGAGACTTCGTCTCGACAAGGTCGAACCGGTTCGCGGGGGAGCAGCCGTGCCGTTTTTTCGATTACCGGGAATTGGAGGCCAGTCCACCGTTCGGAGCCTCGTCTTCGACCGGTTCGTGGAGGAGGGCGCGATCGTGGCCAACGCAGAATACCACTATCCCATCTGGAATCGGATGGATGCGGTGGTCTTCGTGGATGCTGGACAGGTGTTCAACGAGTTCGAGATGATCGCGCTCGATCGATTTCACGTCGGGTACGGAGCAGGCGTTCGCGTTCTTCGGGGGGGCGACCTTGCGTTTCGTCTCGACGTAGCCACGGGAGAGGAAGGCGTACGCGCTATTCTCACCGTTAATAAGACCTTTTAA
- a CDS encoding co-chaperone GroES, with product MTTFKPLSDRVAIRPAAADEKTKGGLYIPDTAKEKPKRGTVLAVGPGRVENGQTIAMGVKEGDDVLYGSYAGTEISLAGEDILIVRESDLLGRIDD from the coding sequence ATGACGACGTTCAAACCCCTCTCCGACCGCGTGGCGATTCGTCCCGCGGCCGCTGACGAAAAAACGAAGGGCGGACTCTACATTCCCGACACCGCGAAAGAAAAGCCGAAGCGCGGAACGGTCCTCGCCGTCGGCCCAGGACGTGTTGAAAACGGCCAGACGATCGCCATGGGCGTAAAGGAAGGCGACGACGTGCTTTACGGATCGTACGCCGGCACCGAGATCTCGCTAGCTGGCGAAGACATTTTGATCGTGCGGGAATCCGATCTCCTCGGTCGCATCGACGACTAA
- a CDS encoding HAD family hydrolase has product MEKLLLFDIDGTLVRTNGSTRNAVERALAELVGRPLDTGAIRFSGKTDLQIMAEVFDANGVDADETLIREALDVYVSIAEPGLMSSDVDVLPGVRPLLDHLHDRSDIHLGLVTGNVEPMAYRKLDVVELATYFSFGAFGCDNANRNCLPALAIDRAHQHTGIRFEQTCVTVIGDTRRDIECSRAAGARAVAVCTGHASRQDLSSHGPDAILDNLSALDDVLRALDVPTSTQHLRSTVEPSPPERP; this is encoded by the coding sequence GTGGAGAAACTCCTGCTGTTTGACATTGACGGGACGCTCGTTCGGACGAACGGGTCGACACGCAACGCCGTCGAGCGCGCACTCGCCGAACTCGTCGGGCGACCGCTTGATACCGGAGCGATTCGTTTCTCCGGAAAGACGGACCTACAGATCATGGCAGAGGTCTTCGATGCCAATGGTGTGGACGCCGATGAAACCCTGATCCGGGAGGCACTCGACGTATATGTTAGCATTGCCGAACCTGGCCTGATGTCGAGCGACGTTGACGTGTTGCCGGGCGTTCGTCCTCTCCTCGATCACCTTCACGACCGATCCGACATCCACCTTGGCCTCGTCACGGGCAACGTGGAACCGATGGCCTACCGCAAACTGGACGTCGTGGAACTGGCCACGTACTTCTCGTTTGGCGCATTTGGATGTGACAACGCCAACCGGAACTGCCTCCCTGCCCTCGCCATCGACCGGGCGCATCAGCATACTGGCATTCGCTTTGAACAAACCTGTGTCACGGTCATCGGTGATACACGACGAGATATCGAGTGCAGCCGAGCCGCAGGAGCTCGCGCGGTTGCCGTTTGTACCGGTCACGCCTCCCGCCAAGACCTTTCGTCTCACGGCCCGGACGCTATTCTCGATAACCTGAGCGCGCTCGACGATGTGCTTCGGGCGCTGGACGTTCCGACGTCGACGCAACATTTACGCTCGACGGTGGAGCCTTCGCCGCCAGAGCGCCCGTGA